The following proteins come from a genomic window of Corallococcus sp. NCRR:
- a CDS encoding alpha/beta hydrolase family protein encodes MRFLPTTLLALSFLGTLPTACCSNPSPSTNACQLPEETPTDPVAVQVTQLGSGEYSAAGQTWPYQLLKLEVPGRAATYAQWFPPRKAGVSPAIVLTKPYEGIAWTGEAVDAKWAARGAGIHPDDSEPHYGPGSSPIAFTPTTPELIAGEAFIHLAHDFGVLALFGRFYAGGDLQNDRDDMNAGMRFLAQAPNVDTKRIGIFGGSWGGYEALYAAADAPSTVVPAVGVALSPLSDFAAEVDYVSRWVPARVSDPAMRSRYQQFFEPYFRRIYATTGGDPAASGTDYTRWTAAHLASTVQTPFLILHDDWDTLIPVEHTRALVAQAPQRFTPMYLQNLPAVDWNTLPPDHGPLLTQHGSVVITLSLGHLYVTLGAAAQPLYVPNAQGTVRTWLQGVRAAQEQGRGVSDVVPRLQELTDPRVLMFEPSQGTFQPGAAFIAQEINAVWGTSFTDANVRAALGPGLPTP; translated from the coding sequence ATGCGCTTCCTCCCGACCACGCTCCTGGCCCTCTCCTTCCTGGGCACCCTCCCCACCGCGTGCTGCAGCAACCCCAGCCCGTCCACCAACGCCTGCCAGCTCCCGGAAGAGACGCCGACGGACCCGGTCGCGGTCCAGGTGACGCAGCTCGGCTCCGGGGAGTACAGCGCCGCGGGCCAGACCTGGCCCTACCAGTTGCTCAAGCTGGAGGTGCCCGGCCGCGCCGCCACCTATGCGCAGTGGTTCCCGCCCCGGAAGGCGGGCGTGTCCCCCGCCATCGTGCTCACCAAGCCCTACGAAGGCATCGCCTGGACCGGTGAGGCCGTGGACGCGAAGTGGGCCGCGCGCGGCGCCGGCATCCACCCGGACGACAGCGAGCCGCATTACGGGCCGGGCTCGTCGCCCATCGCCTTCACGCCCACCACGCCGGAGCTCATCGCGGGCGAGGCCTTCATCCACCTGGCCCATGACTTCGGCGTGCTCGCCCTCTTCGGCCGCTTCTACGCGGGCGGAGACCTGCAGAACGACCGCGACGACATGAACGCGGGCATGCGCTTCCTGGCCCAGGCTCCCAACGTGGACACGAAACGCATCGGCATCTTCGGCGGCTCCTGGGGTGGATACGAAGCGCTCTACGCGGCGGCGGATGCCCCCTCCACCGTGGTGCCCGCCGTGGGTGTCGCCCTGTCCCCGCTGTCCGACTTCGCCGCGGAGGTGGACTACGTGAGCCGATGGGTGCCTGCGCGCGTGAGCGACCCGGCCATGCGCTCGCGCTATCAGCAGTTCTTCGAGCCCTACTTCCGCCGCATCTACGCCACCACCGGCGGCGACCCGGCCGCCTCGGGCACGGACTACACGCGCTGGACCGCCGCCCACCTGGCCAGCACCGTCCAGACGCCGTTCCTCATCCTCCACGATGACTGGGACACGCTCATCCCCGTGGAGCACACGCGCGCGCTCGTCGCCCAGGCCCCACAGCGCTTCACGCCCATGTACCTCCAGAACCTCCCGGCCGTGGACTGGAACACCCTGCCGCCGGACCATGGGCCCCTGCTCACCCAGCACGGCAGCGTCGTCATCACGCTGAGCCTGGGGCACCTCTACGTCACGCTGGGCGCGGCGGCGCAGCCCCTCTACGTCCCGAATGCCCAGGGCACCGTGCGCACGTGGTTGCAGGGCGTGCGCGCCGCCCAGGAGCAGGGCCGCGGCGTGAGCGACGTGGTCCCCCGCCTGCAGGAGCTCACCGACCCGCGCGTGCTGATGTTCGAGCCCTCGCAGGGAACGTTCCAGCCGGGCGCCGCCTTCATCGCCCAGGAGATCAACGCCGTCTGGGGCACGAGTTTCACCGACGCCAACGTGCGCGCAGCGCTCGGCCCCGGCCTGCCCACCCCCTGA
- a CDS encoding dihydrofolate reductase family protein: MDGPEGTDATMELTATEFVTLDGVVQAPGGPGEDTSGGFAHGGWVEPHFSDEFGAHVVDIFSRADAFLLGRGTYDIFSSYWPRITAPNDPIAGPLNMLPKYVASTTLRRVEWANSKLLEGDTVEAVRRLKAAPGRELQVHGSGGLLQTLLAHDLVDVLHLHVIPVTIGSGRRLFGEGTQPRMLQLTASQVTPKGVVMLTYRRAGPLRTGTMG, encoded by the coding sequence ATGGATGGCCCGGAAGGGACGGATGCGACGATGGAGCTGACGGCAACGGAGTTCGTGACGCTGGACGGAGTGGTTCAGGCCCCAGGTGGCCCGGGCGAGGACACGAGCGGCGGCTTCGCCCATGGCGGCTGGGTGGAGCCCCATTTCAGCGACGAGTTCGGCGCGCACGTCGTGGACATCTTCAGCCGGGCGGACGCGTTCCTGCTCGGGCGCGGGACGTACGACATCTTCTCCAGCTACTGGCCTCGCATCACGGCGCCAAACGACCCCATCGCCGGGCCGCTCAACATGCTGCCCAAGTACGTGGCGTCCACCACCCTGCGCCGCGTGGAGTGGGCGAACTCGAAGCTGCTGGAGGGCGACACGGTGGAGGCGGTGCGCCGCCTCAAGGCAGCTCCCGGCCGCGAGCTGCAGGTGCATGGCAGCGGGGGGCTGCTGCAGACCCTGCTGGCGCATGACCTGGTGGACGTGCTGCACCTGCACGTCATCCCCGTGACGATTGGCAGCGGCCGGCGCCTCTTCGGAGAGGGCACTCAGCCGCGCATGCTGCAACTCACCGCGTCCCAAGTCACGCCCAAGGGGGTGGTGATGCTCACCTACCGGCGCGCCGGCCCCTTGCGGACCGGCACCATGGGCTAA
- a CDS encoding ParA family protein, translated as MREEAFGPRPKHKLDEIVVASPKRPGLFIAPGAPRMAALERELFGWGHRLQAIPRALKTLSWTPDVVVVDTPPSIGAFTEAVLACADVVVAPVPTGAFALQGLGEIETAWRDVREEGGQLVAAVNLWDRRTPATNVAMEEALKDVTVPVLKARIPRSEAINQAGLGYEVVFDMSPSAAGAEELRAMARELAKLAGLR; from the coding sequence TTGAGGGAGGAAGCCTTCGGGCCGCGGCCGAAGCACAAGCTGGATGAAATCGTGGTGGCGTCACCGAAGCGGCCGGGGTTGTTCATCGCGCCGGGGGCGCCGCGCATGGCGGCGCTGGAGCGCGAGCTGTTCGGCTGGGGTCACCGGCTCCAGGCGATTCCGCGCGCGCTGAAGACGCTGTCGTGGACGCCGGATGTCGTCGTCGTGGACACGCCGCCGAGCATCGGCGCGTTCACGGAGGCCGTGCTGGCATGCGCGGACGTGGTGGTGGCGCCGGTGCCCACGGGTGCGTTCGCGCTGCAGGGGCTGGGCGAGATTGAGACGGCGTGGCGCGACGTGCGCGAGGAGGGCGGCCAGCTGGTGGCCGCGGTGAACCTGTGGGACAGGCGCACGCCGGCGACCAACGTGGCGATGGAGGAGGCGCTGAAGGACGTGACGGTGCCGGTGCTGAAGGCCCGCATCCCGCGCTCGGAGGCCATCAACCAGGCGGGGCTGGGCTACGAGGTGGTGTTCGACATGAGCCCGAGCGCGGCGGGCGCGGAGGAGCTACGCGCCATGGCCCGCGAGCTGGCGAAGCTCGCGGGGCTGCGCTGA